A region of Brevundimonas sp. NIBR10 DNA encodes the following proteins:
- the folK gene encoding 2-amino-4-hydroxy-6-hydroxymethyldihydropteridine diphosphokinase: MDTAVNEAADLAVIDEPGVALDLDQAVIIALGCNDKGVWASCTEALGAALARFRSEGIDIVARSSWWRSQAWPDPTDPPFLNGVVIVRTAHDPHALMQALGRIEDAFGRQRSIRNAPRTLDLDLIAYGREQGDCAGLILPHPRAAERLFVMGPLAEIAPEWVHPAGDTAASLKDSATVGIDARSMSS, translated from the coding sequence ATGGACACCGCCGTGAATGAAGCTGCAGACCTTGCCGTCATCGACGAGCCCGGCGTGGCGCTTGACCTGGATCAGGCCGTCATCATCGCTCTGGGCTGCAATGACAAGGGGGTGTGGGCGTCCTGCACCGAGGCGCTGGGGGCGGCCCTGGCGCGGTTCCGGTCCGAGGGCATCGACATCGTCGCCCGGTCGTCGTGGTGGCGGTCACAGGCCTGGCCCGACCCGACCGACCCGCCTTTCCTGAACGGCGTCGTCATCGTCCGCACCGCCCATGACCCCCACGCCCTGATGCAGGCCCTCGGCCGGATCGAGGACGCCTTTGGCCGCCAACGCTCCATCCGCAACGCCCCGCGCACCCTCGATCTTGACCTGATCGCCTACGGCCGTGAACAGGGCGACTGCGCCGGCCTGATCCTGCCCCACCCTCGGGCGGCGGAACGGCTGTTCGTCATGGGACCGCTGGCGGAGATCGCGCCGGAGTGGGTGCATCCGGCGGGGGATACGGCGGCTAGTCTCAAAGACAGTGCAACGGTGGGCATCGACGCACGGTCGATGAGTTCCTGA
- the rpoZ gene encoding DNA-directed RNA polymerase subunit omega, producing MARVTVEDCIQKVPNRFGLVLLAGNRARAIANGAPLTLDRDNDKNPVVALREIADETVIPADLLETVVVALQRVDERTEAEDEAEIVGLLAEPQHMNMAEQELIRALQSDRDGGQEERY from the coding sequence ATGGCTCGCGTCACCGTCGAAGACTGCATCCAGAAGGTTCCGAACCGTTTCGGACTGGTCCTGCTGGCCGGCAACCGCGCCCGCGCGATCGCCAACGGCGCGCCGCTGACCCTGGATCGCGACAACGACAAGAACCCCGTCGTGGCCCTGCGCGAGATCGCCGACGAGACCGTGATCCCCGCCGACCTGCTGGAGACCGTCGTGGTCGCCCTGCAACGCGTCGACGAGCGTACCGAAGCCGAGGACGAGGCGGAAATCGTCGGTCTGCTGGCCGAGCCGCAGCACATGAACATGGCCGAGCAGGAGCTGATTCGCGCCCTGCAGAGCGACCGGGACGGCGGGCAGGAGGAACGCTACTGA
- a CDS encoding bifunctional (p)ppGpp synthetase/guanosine-3',5'-bis(diphosphate) 3'-pyrophosphohydrolase: MPAAKRIPVLRQFELIEAVKAYDPTADEALLNKAYVYAMKMHGSQLRASGDPYFAHPIQVAGILTDYKLDTATIVTALLHDVVEDTSATRDDIAAMFGEEIAVLVEGVTKLSRLELQAEHTRQAENLRKFILAISKDVRVLLVKLADRLHNMRTLKYVKPEKRERISRETLEVYAPLGRSIGIHSIASELEELAFEHLNPTARTAIERRLEALKLEHGRATEVVAHEVEQVLSEAGIVARVFGRQKTPYSIWRKLQRKTVGFSSLSDIYGFRVIVPFEDDCYRALGVIHRAWPMVPERFKDFISTPKSNNYRSLHTTVVGPGGLRIEMQIRTETMDRIAEDGVAAHWAYKNQSYGLDKEAMAAEGGRDPLQNLRHLVQVVEHGEGGEDWVEHAKLEMYLDQVFVFTPKGRLITLPRGGMALDFAYAVHTEVGDTAVGVKINGELKPMRTALQNGDVVEVIRGSKREAPADWRSLTVTGRARSAIRRHIRGAEREEFLRLGRASLDQTVTKAGKALEQVSLKPVLEVLGVATEADLFEAIGRGRISPVKVAELLFPALMGKIKPAQQRKPIQDARARLFVRGGGLTPGVSVHFGACCTPLPGDRIVGILEPNKGLTVHTIDCQQLAEYADDDTVWQDLQWTPQAEQSALGIARLKATVRNGVGVLGQVTTLIGDAGGNIRNLNLSHRHQDFFDLNFDVEVEDAKHATMIMAALRTNPSVDTVERLKG, from the coding sequence CTGCCGGCGGCGAAACGCATTCCGGTCCTGCGCCAGTTCGAGCTGATCGAGGCGGTCAAGGCCTATGACCCCACCGCCGACGAGGCCCTGCTCAACAAGGCCTATGTCTATGCGATGAAGATGCACGGCTCGCAGTTGCGGGCCTCGGGCGATCCCTATTTCGCCCACCCGATCCAGGTCGCGGGCATCCTGACCGACTACAAGCTCGACACCGCCACCATCGTCACGGCCCTGCTGCACGATGTGGTCGAGGACACCTCGGCGACGCGTGACGACATCGCGGCCATGTTCGGCGAGGAGATCGCCGTCCTGGTCGAGGGCGTGACCAAGCTGTCCCGTCTCGAACTTCAGGCCGAGCACACCCGCCAGGCCGAGAACCTGCGCAAATTCATCCTGGCCATCTCCAAGGACGTCCGCGTCCTGCTGGTGAAACTGGCCGACCGTCTGCACAACATGCGGACGCTGAAATACGTCAAGCCCGAGAAGCGCGAGCGCATCAGCCGCGAGACGCTCGAGGTCTATGCGCCCCTGGGTCGCTCCATCGGCATCCACTCGATCGCGTCCGAGCTCGAGGAACTCGCCTTCGAGCACCTGAACCCCACCGCCCGCACTGCCATCGAGCGGCGGCTGGAAGCGCTGAAGCTTGAACACGGCCGCGCCACCGAGGTCGTGGCCCACGAAGTCGAGCAGGTGCTGTCCGAGGCCGGGATCGTCGCCCGCGTCTTCGGCCGCCAGAAGACGCCCTACTCGATCTGGCGAAAGCTTCAGCGAAAGACCGTCGGCTTCTCGTCCCTGTCCGACATCTACGGGTTCCGCGTGATCGTGCCGTTCGAGGACGACTGCTACCGCGCGCTGGGCGTCATCCACCGCGCCTGGCCCATGGTGCCCGAGCGGTTCAAGGACTTCATCTCGACGCCCAAGTCGAACAACTATCGATCCCTTCACACCACCGTCGTGGGCCCGGGCGGCCTGCGCATCGAGATGCAGATCCGCACCGAGACGATGGACCGGATCGCCGAGGACGGCGTCGCCGCCCACTGGGCCTACAAGAACCAGTCCTACGGTCTGGACAAGGAAGCCATGGCCGCCGAGGGCGGGCGCGATCCGCTCCAGAACCTGCGTCACCTGGTCCAGGTGGTCGAGCACGGGGAGGGGGGCGAGGACTGGGTCGAACACGCCAAGCTGGAGATGTACCTGGATCAGGTCTTCGTCTTCACGCCCAAGGGCCGGCTGATCACCCTGCCGCGCGGCGGCATGGCGCTGGACTTCGCCTATGCCGTTCACACCGAGGTCGGCGACACGGCCGTCGGCGTCAAGATCAACGGCGAGCTCAAGCCGATGCGCACCGCCCTCCAGAACGGCGATGTGGTCGAGGTGATCCGGGGCTCCAAGCGCGAGGCCCCGGCCGACTGGCGCTCCCTGACCGTGACCGGCCGAGCCCGTTCGGCGATCCGCCGCCACATCCGGGGGGCCGAGCGCGAGGAGTTCCTGCGTCTGGGCCGCGCCAGTCTGGATCAGACCGTCACCAAGGCCGGCAAGGCCCTGGAACAGGTCTCGCTGAAGCCTGTGCTCGAAGTCCTCGGCGTCGCCACCGAGGCCGACCTGTTCGAGGCGATCGGACGGGGCCGGATCTCGCCGGTCAAGGTCGCCGAACTGTTGTTCCCCGCCCTGATGGGCAAGATCAAGCCGGCCCAGCAGCGCAAGCCCATTCAGGACGCGCGCGCCCGCCTGTTCGTGCGCGGCGGGGGCCTGACGCCCGGCGTCAGCGTCCATTTCGGGGCCTGTTGCACGCCTCTGCCCGGAGACCGCATCGTCGGTATCCTGGAGCCCAACAAGGGCCTGACCGTCCACACCATCGATTGCCAGCAGCTGGCCGAATACGCCGACGACGACACCGTCTGGCAGGACCTGCAATGGACGCCCCAGGCCGAACAGAGCGCCCTGGGCATCGCGCGGTTGAAGGCCACGGTGCGCAACGGCGTCGGCGTCCTGGGCCAGGTCACGACCCTGATCGGCGATGCGGGCGGAAACATCCGCAACCTGAACCTCTCCCATCGCCACCAGGACTTCTTCGACCTCAACTTCGACGTCGAGGTCGAGGACGCCAAACACGCCACCATGATCATGGCCGCCCTGCGCACCAATCCATCGGTGGACACGGTTGAGCGGCTGAAGGGCTAG
- the pyrE gene encoding orotate phosphoribosyltransferase: MNTEDVLNEFRAAGALREGHFVLSSGLHSPVFLQKNLVFMHADRCARLCKALAEKITATVGPVNVAISPAVGGIIPGYETARWLGVASLYVEREGGVFKLRRGFQIEPGQKVVMVEDIVTTGLSSRECIAAIKEAGGEVVAAACIVDRSGGRADVGVPLIALATLDVPAYPADALPPELAAIPVQDPGSRRLATA, translated from the coding sequence ATGAACACCGAAGACGTCCTGAACGAGTTCCGCGCCGCCGGTGCCCTGCGCGAGGGGCATTTCGTGCTGTCCTCGGGGCTGCACAGTCCGGTATTTCTGCAGAAGAACCTGGTCTTCATGCACGCCGACCGCTGCGCCCGGCTGTGCAAGGCCCTGGCCGAGAAGATCACGGCCACGGTCGGCCCGGTCAATGTCGCCATTTCCCCGGCGGTCGGCGGCATCATCCCCGGCTATGAGACCGCCCGCTGGCTGGGCGTCGCCTCGCTCTACGTCGAGCGGGAAGGGGGCGTATTCAAGCTGCGGCGCGGTTTCCAGATCGAGCCGGGCCAGAAGGTGGTGATGGTTGAGGACATCGTCACCACGGGCCTGTCGTCGCGCGAATGCATCGCCGCGATCAAGGAGGCCGGAGGGGAGGTGGTCGCTGCCGCCTGTATCGTCGACCGCTCGGGCGGACGGGCCGATGTCGGCGTGCCCCTGATCGCGCTCGCGACCCTGGACGTGCCGGCCTATCCCGCCGACGCCCTGCCGCCCGAACTGGCCGCCATCCCGGTGCAGGATCCGGGTAGCCGGCGGCTGGCCACGGCCTGA
- a CDS encoding pyridoxine 5'-phosphate synthase: protein MSERLRLGVNIDHVATVRNARGGLYPDPVRAAREALAAGADGITAHLREDRRHISDGDIDGLSALLNAEARPLNLEMAVTQEMLAIALHHRPHAVCLVPEKREERTTEGGLDVVGGHNWITPFVGRLNEAGSRVSLFIGADPAQIEAAYRTGAAVVELHTGAYCDAVREGRPEEAEAELASLSAGAALATSLGLEVHAGHGIDYETVAAVAAIPQVMELNIGHFLIGEAIFVGLGPAIARMRALMDEGREIAA, encoded by the coding sequence ATGAGCGAGCGTCTGCGCCTCGGCGTCAACATCGACCACGTCGCGACCGTGCGGAATGCGCGCGGTGGCCTCTATCCCGATCCCGTCCGGGCGGCACGCGAGGCGCTGGCGGCCGGGGCCGACGGCATTACCGCCCACCTGCGCGAAGATCGGCGCCACATCTCGGACGGCGACATCGACGGCTTGTCGGCCCTATTGAACGCCGAGGCGCGGCCGTTGAACCTTGAAATGGCCGTGACCCAGGAGATGCTGGCCATCGCCCTGCATCACCGGCCCCACGCCGTCTGCCTGGTGCCCGAAAAGCGCGAGGAACGGACCACCGAGGGCGGGCTCGACGTCGTCGGCGGCCACAACTGGATCACCCCCTTCGTCGGGCGTCTGAACGAGGCCGGGTCGCGGGTGTCGCTGTTCATCGGCGCTGACCCAGCCCAGATCGAGGCCGCCTACCGGACCGGGGCGGCGGTGGTCGAGCTTCATACCGGGGCCTATTGCGACGCCGTGCGCGAGGGCAGGCCGGAGGAGGCCGAGGCGGAACTGGCATCGCTGTCGGCCGGCGCGGCCCTGGCCACGAGCCTCGGCCTTGAGGTCCACGCCGGGCACGGCATCGACTACGAGACCGTCGCCGCCGTCGCTGCCATCCCGCAGGTGATGGAGCTGAACATCGGCCATTTCCTGATCGGAGAGGCCATCTTCGTCGGCCTGGGCCCCGCCATCGCCCGGATGAGGGCTCTGATGGACGAAGGCAGAGAGATCGCGGCGTGA
- the acpS gene encoding holo-ACP synthase — MIIGVGADLCDIRRIQTSLDRFGDRFKARCFTEIERTRSDRKPDAAWSYAKRFAAKEACAKALGTGMRRDVYWKDMGVVNLPSGQPTLALTGHAAEHLARLTPQGHCPHIHLTLSDEHPYALAFVVIEALPLS, encoded by the coding sequence GTGATCATCGGCGTCGGCGCCGACCTATGCGACATCCGCCGCATCCAGACCTCGCTCGACCGCTTCGGCGACCGGTTCAAGGCGCGCTGCTTCACCGAGATCGAGCGGACCCGCTCTGACCGCAAGCCCGACGCGGCCTGGAGCTATGCCAAGCGGTTCGCGGCCAAGGAGGCCTGCGCCAAGGCGCTCGGGACCGGGATGCGCCGCGACGTCTACTGGAAGGACATGGGGGTGGTGAACTTGCCCAGTGGCCAGCCGACCCTTGCCCTGACCGGACACGCCGCCGAGCACCTGGCCCGCCTGACGCCACAGGGGCATTGCCCTCACATCCACCTGACGCTCAGCGACGAGCACCCATACGCACTCGCCTTCGTGGTGATCGAGGCCTTGCCGCTGTCGTAA